The following are encoded in a window of Scophthalmus maximus strain ysfricsl-2021 chromosome 6, ASM2237912v1, whole genome shotgun sequence genomic DNA:
- the LOC118310107 gene encoding bactericidal permeability-increasing protein encodes MSLCCLLILVAVIPMTSGTNPGVKVKLTEKGLEYGRQLGMVSIQQKLKSIKVPDISGKQKVSPIGKVRYSLSNMQIVNVGLPKSAVDLVPGTGVKLSIGNAFISLHGNWRVKYLRVIKDRGSFDLNVKGLTISTSIAVKSDETGRPAVSSVNCAATVGSVSIKFHGGASWLYNLFKKFVNKALRNALQKQICPLVANAVSDLNPHLKTLNVLAKVDKYAEIEYSMVSSPTVSKSSIDLSLKGEFYNIGKHREPPFSPAAFYLPPQVNNMLYIGMSAYTANSAGFAYNTAGALSLYITDDMIPQSSPIRLTTRTFGAFIPQIAKRFPGLMMKLLLKTEKAPAVTFEPNNVTIQASAAVTAYAIQPNATLSPLFVLNLETSVSAKVFVSGMRLAGAVTLNKMDLTLRTSYVGDFQVRSLDSILQLVLKVVVIPKVNVQLAKGYPLPAIGKMKLVKTQLQVLKDYMLIGTDVEFTG; translated from the exons ATGTCCCTGTGCTGTCTGCTCATTCTGGTGGCTGTCATCCCTATGACCTCAGGCACCAATCCTGGAGTGAAGGTCAAGCTAACAGAAAAAGGCCTTGAATATG gcaGACAACTGGGCATGGTTTCAATCCAGCAGAAACTTAAGAGCATCAAAGTCCCAGATATCTCGGGGAAGCAGAAAGTGTCTCCCATTGGCAAAGTCCGGTACAGTTTGTCAAA CATGCAAATAGTGAATGTGGGATTACCGAAGTCTGCGGTGGATCTTGTGCCGGGGACCGGCGTCAAACTGTCTATCGGGAACGCCTTCATCAGTCTGCATGGAAACTGGAGGGTCAAGTATCTCCGGGTAAT AAAGGACAGAGgctcatttgatttgaatgtgaaagGACTTACTATCAGCACAAGTATTGCCGTCAAGAGCGATGAGACAGGCCGACCAGCGGTCAGCAGTGTCAACTGTGCGGCCACTGTCGGCAGCGTGAGCATCAAGTTCCACGGTGGAGCCAG ctggCTGTACAATCTCTTCAAGAAATTCGTCAATAAGGCTCTGAGAAATGCGCTGCAGAAACAG ATCTGCCCTCTGGTGGCTAATGCAGTATCTGATTTGAACCCTCATTTGAAGACCCTCAACG TTTTAGCCAAGGTGGACAAGTATGCCGAGATCGAATATTCCATGGTGTCATCGCCCACTGTTTCAAAGTCTTCAATAGACTTGAGCTTGAAG GGTGAGTTTTACAACATAGGGAAGCATCGGGAGCCGCCGTTCTCCCCCGCCGCCTTTTACCTGCCGCCCCAGGTCAACAACATGTTGTACATCGGCATGTCTGCCTACACTGCCAACTCTGCAGGATTCGCCTACAACACAGCTGGAGCCCTCAGCCTCTACATCACCGACGACATG ATCCCGCAAAGCTCTCCCATCCGACTCACCACCAGGACGTTTGGAGCCTTCATCCCGCAG ATAGCCAAGCGCTTCCCAGGTTTGATGATGAAACTGCTGCTGAAGACGGAGAAAGCTCCCGCCGTCACCTTTGAACCCAACAATGTGACCATTCAGGCCAGCGCCGCAGTGACGGCCTACGCCATCCAACCCAACGCCACACTTTCCCCTCTCTTTGTCCTAAACTTG GAGACCAGTGTCAGCGCCAAAGTGTTTGTCAGTGGCATGAGGCTGGCTGGAGCTGTCACCCTCAACAA AATGGATCTGACCCTGAGGACAAGTTATGTGGGAGATTTTCAG GTCCGATCCCTCGACAGCATCCTGCAATTGGTCCTCAAAGTGGTTGTGATACCCAAAGTGAATG TTCAACTTGCAAAGGGATACCCACTTCCTGCGATTGGAAAAATGAAGCTTGTGAAAACTCAGCTTCAGGTTCTGAAG GACTACATGCTGATTGGGACAGATGTTGAGTTCACAGGTTAA